TCGGTCAGGACGGCGTCGGTGACCTCGTCGTCGGGCAGGTCGCGCAGCGAGACGGCACCCACCGCGTGCTCCTGCACGAGGATCATCGAGTCGTCGGACTCGGCGACGCCGAGCAGGCGCGGCGTGCGGACGCCTGCGGCGCGGGCCGCGTAGGCGAGCAGCGCGGTGCGTTCGGCCACGGCCTTGAGCGAGATCGCGGCGCGGCCCTCGATGCCGCGCAGGCGCAGCGAGCGCCACAGCCGGGTGAGGAAGCCGACGACCTGCCGGTCGCCGTCGAGCACGACGACGTCGCGGCGCACACCGTCCTCGGTGAACATCGCGTAGACGCGGTTGTCCCCGGAGCGGGCGAGGGCGATCGCGGCGGGGTCCGACGGCGCCTCGGCGGGCTCGCTGATGCCCTGGCCCAGCGCGCCGGACAGGTGGTCGCCCGTGAGGCGCGCGTCGGCGGTCAGGGCCGAGTCCTCGTCGGAACCCGCGATGCGCACGACGCCGACGTGGACCTCGGCCGTGATCTCGCCGTCGGAGTTGACCTCGGTGATGGGGTCCTCGGCGGCCTCGGCCAGCTCGGCGGGCTGGGACACGTCGCGCACGCGCACGAGGGCGGTGGGCGAGTAGCCGGCCCGGCGGACGCCGTCGACCAGGTGCGGACCGTAGGCGCGCTCGCTGCGGACGCCGGACACCCACCGGACCGTGTTGCCCGCGATGCGGCCGAGCAGGAGCGTGATGATCGCGCCGGGCAGCGAGACCTGGGCCGTGATGAGGACGACGCCGAGCGCGATGAACAGCAGGTTCCAGGACCAGGCGACCGTCCGGCGTCGCGTGCGGGGACCCGCTGCGGTGAGGAGTCCGCTGATCGCGGCGACGTAGCCGGGGATGCTGAGCTGCCACTCGCCCCGGATGCGGACGGAGAGCCCTTGGATCAGGTCGTCGGACCCGAACATCATGACGGAGTAGGTCAGCGCGATGCCCAGGACCATGCCCAGCGCGGCGGCGGCGATCGACTCGACGACCTGGCGCCCGAGCTTGCGGATGCCCAGCTCGATGAGGACGGCCGTGGGGATCGCGAGGGTCACGAGCCCTTCGAGGACCGCGACGGGGATGAAGAGGATCCGGGCGAGGAGGTCGGAGAAGCCCTGGACGTCCTCGGCGACGCCCGCCGTGGTGCCGTGCGCGTACACGGACATGAACATGACCAGTGCGATTCCCAGGGCGCACAGCACGATCCCGACGAGGTCGCTGGGGTGGCGAACGCGGGACTCGGGGGTGTCGACGATCATGACGGTCGGGTCGGTGCCGTCCCCGACCGGGCGCGGCGTCGTGAGGAAGGCGCGGAACGAGCGGGGGTCGGGCGCTGGGGGCTCGGGGTTCGCGCGCGATCCGACCTCGTGCACCTGCGGGCGCGGCCCGGCCGTCGCCGGAGGACCGGCCGGGTCGTGAGCGCGCGCAGACATGCTTGCGAGTCTAGGGCGGGAGGCCCCAGGAGGCGCGGTATTACGCCACTTTCGGACGGGTGATTTGCCCGCTTGCTCCCGGTGCCGGGGGTGCTTCGGCGCGCGAGTGTGACCAACCTCCAGCACCATGAACCCAGGTAGCGCTCCCACCTGACCTGCGACGACGAGGTGTCATGGACGTCCGCGCTCAGGGGCTCGGCGCACGACGCGAACGGTGGTGGCTCATGGTCCGGAGCAGGCGCAGGGAGCGGGCGGCCGTCGGGGTCGCCGAGCCTCCCCACGCGTTCAAGAACGTCTGGTGGCTCCCGGTGGTGCGCGGGGTGCTCCTGGTGGTCCTGGGGCTGCTGCTCATGATCCAGCCGCTCGAGGCGCTCGAGACGTTGCGCTGGGTGTTCGGGATCTTCCTCGTCGCGGACGCGGTCCTCGTCGCGGCCCAGGGCCTGGCCCACCGCAAGCAGGTGGGCTGGCGGTGGTGGCTCGCCCAGGCGGTCGTCGACGTGCTCTTCGGGGTCGCGATCTCGTTCTGGCCCGACCTCAGCGCGACGGCGCTCTACTACGTCCTGGTCGTGTGGGTCCTGGTCCTGGGGGTCGTGGCCGTCGTGGGGGCGGCGGGGCTCGTGCGCAACCGTGACCTGGGGTGGCCGTGGATGCTGACGTCCGGCATCGTGTCGGCGTTGTTCGGCCTGCTGCTCGTCACCCGACCGGTCGACGCGGGCGACGTCCTGAGCCTGACGGTCGTCGTGTTCGGCCTCTACGCGTTCGTCGCGGGGGCGATCCACGTGGTCTCGGGCTTCGGGGTGCGTTCGGTCGCGCGCGAGCTCGCCGACCTGCGTGCGCAGGCGGTCGCCGCGGGAGTGGTCGTCACGGGCGGGTCGGTCCTGGGTGCGGGGCCGTCGGCCCCGGTGGTCGCGGAGGCGACGGCGGCGCCCGCTCCGGTCCCGGGCGAGGTGCAACCCTCCGGCCCGACGGCGGAGCTCGCCCCGGGCAGGGAGGTCCCGGGCGAGGTGGCCGGGCCGGGAGACGGGCTCGTGATCGAGGACGGGGCTGCGGTGTCGGGTGGGCCCGTCGCCGGGGCCGGTACCGGTGCGGGCACCGAGGCCGGTACCGAGCGGGCGGTCGACGCACGGGCCGACGACCCGGTTTCCGCCGACGGTCCGGAACCTGCCGACGACCCGGACGGGGTGACCTGGCCGCGCGAGCCGGGCTCCGGCGCCGGGCAGGGGACGCCCCCTCGGTGAGAGGCGCGATGACAGCGCTGCCACCACGACGCGCCGCGCCGCGAAACGACCGTGACGCACCGGAACGTACTCCTGGGTAACTTCACCCGTGTGACCTGTCTCACCATGTGGAGGCTGGAGTTACGACCCGGTAACAACATCACCGGAACCGCACCATCTCGCCCTTCGCGGGTGCTCGACCGAAACAACGGTGTGTTAGACATCACGCACCTTGGTCACAGCGCCAGGTCGTGGGAGCGCCACCGCGCACCCACCTCACGACCCCGAAGAAGAGGTGTGACGGATGACGACCGTTTCCAGGAAGCGGCTCCTCGCCGCAACGGCGGGCATCGCCGTCGTGACGCTCACGCTCACGGCGTGCGGCAGCGGCGGGAACGACGACGACGGGGGCGGCGGCGCGAGCGCCGGCGGCGCCCTGACCATCGGCACGACCGACAAGGTCACGACGCTCGACCCGGCCGGCTCCTACGACAACGGGTCCTTCGCGGTCATGAACCAGGTGTTCCCGTTCCTCCTGAACACCCCCTACGGCAGCCCCGACGTCGAGCCCGACATCGCGGAGTCCGCCGAGTTCACCGGCCCCACCGAGTACACCGTGAAGCTCAAGCCGGGCCTGAAGTTCGCCAACGGCAACGACCTCACGTCCTCCGACGTGAAGTTCACGTTCGACCGCCAGGTCGCGATCAACGACGAGAACGGGCCCGCCTCGCTGCTCTACAACCTGGCGAGCGTCGCCGCGCCCGACGACACGACCGTCGTCTTCACGCTCACGTCGCCCGACGACCAGGTGTTCCCGCAGATCCTGTCCAGCCCGGCCGGCCCCATCGTCGACGAGGACGTGTTCGCGGCCGACGCCCTGACGCCGGACGCCGACATCGTCGCGGGCAAGGCGTTCGCGGGCCAGTACTCGATCGCGAAGTACGACTTCAACAACCTCATCTCCTACGAGGCCAACCCCGACTACCAGGGCGTGCTCGGCAAGGCCGCGACTGCCACGGTCAACACCAAGTACTACGCCGACGCGTCGAACCTCAAGCTCGACATCCAGGAGGGCAACATCGACGTCGCCTTCCGCAGCCTGTCCGCGACCGACATCGACGACCTGCGGGGCAACGACAAGGTCAAGGTCGTCGACGGCCCCGGCGGAGAGATCCGCTACATCACGTTCAACTTCGACTCCCAGCCCTACGGTGCCACGGCCGACGGCGCGGACCCGGCCAAGGCCCTCGCCGTGCGCCAGGCGGTCGCGGACCTGATCGACCGCGAGGCCATCGCGAGCCAGGTCTACAAGGGCACCTACACGCCGCTGTACTCGTACGTCCCCGCGGGCCTGACCGGAGCGGTCGAGCCGCTCAAGGAGCTCTACGGCGACGGCCAGGGCGGACCTGACGCCGACAAGGCCAAGGCGGCCCTCGAGGCGGCCGGGGTCACGGTGCCCGTCGTGCTCGACCTGCAGTACAGCAACGACCACTACGGTCCGTCCTCCGGTGAGGAGTACGCGCTCATCAAGGACCAGCTCGAGGAGAGCGGCCTGTTCACGGTCAACCTGCAGACGACCGAGTGGGTCCAGTACGCCAAGGACCGCACGGCCGACGTGTACCCGGCGTACCAGCTCGGCTGGTTCCCGGACTACTCCGACGCCGACAACTACCTCACGCCGTTCTTCCTCCAGGAGAACTTCCTCGCGAACCACTACGACGACCAGGAGGTCAACGACCTGATCCTCCAGCAGGCCGCCACGCCCGACCCGGCGGCCCGCACGGCACTCATCGAGGACATCCAGAACAAGGTCGCCGAGGACCTCTCGACCGTCCCCTACCTCCAGGGCGCGCAGGTCGCCGTCGTGGGCACCGGTGTCGAGGGGACCGAGAAGACGCTCGACGCGTCCTTCAAGTTCCGTTACGGCGCGCTCTCGAAGGGCTGATCCCACGGGCGCTCGGGGTGGTCGGGCCGATGACGTCCCGACCACCCCGAGCCCAGCCGGCTCGGCACGCCCGAGCCCGCGCAGCAGCACCGCAGGCCACCGAGCAGCGCGGCTCGGACCACGACGAACGGACGACATGACCACGACGACCGACCAGGTGACCACGGCCGACCCGCCGGGCACCGGGACCTCCCGCTCCACCTCCCCGCGGAAGAAGACGTCCGGAGGGGGTGGGCTGGGACGGTACGTCCTGGTCCGGTTCCTCCTCATCATCCCGACCGTCTTCATCCTCGTGACGACCGTGTTCGTCGTCATGCGCTCGACCGGCGACCCCATCACGGCCGCGCTCGGCGGGCGCCTGCGCGCCGACCAGCTCGCCGAGCGCATCCACGAGGCCGGCTACGACCGCCCGATCATCGTCCAGTACCTCGAGTACCTGGGCGGGATCGTGCGCGGCGACTTCGGCACCACGATCAGCGACAACCGTCCGGTGTCCGAGGTCCTCGCGACCTACGGCGCCGCGACGCTCGAGCTCGCGGTCTACGCCCTGATCATCGCGTTCCTGGTCGGCGTGCCTCTCGGGCTCCTCGCCGCGCACCACCGCGACCGGATCCCCGACGCGTTCCTGCGCGTCTTCGCGATCCTCTGCTACGCGACGCCCGTGTTCTTCGCGGGCCTGCTGCTCAAGCTCGTCTTCTCGGTGGGTCTCGGATGGTTCCCCGTCGCGGGGCGCGCGTCCACGGGAGCCGAGCTGCAGATGATGGCCCTGCCCGACCCGTCGGGCTTCTACGTCGTCGACGCGATCCGCACGGGCGACCCTGCTGTCCTGGGCGACGTGCTGATGCACGCGGTCCTGCCGGGCGTCGCCCTGGGCCTGCTGACGGCCGGGGTGTTCCTGCGCCTCGTGCGCACCAACGTCATCGGGACCCTCGCGACCGACTACGTCGACGCGGCACGCTCGCGCGGGGTGTCCGAGCACCGGCTGGTGCGCACGCACGCGTGGCGGCCCGCGCTCATCCCGATCATCACCGTCATGGGCATGCAGATCGCCCTCCTCCTGGCCGGGGCGGTCCTGACCGAGACGACGTTCGAGTGGAAGGGCCTCGGGTTCATGCTCGCGCAGTACCTCCAGGCCCGGGACTTCGTCGCGGTCCAGGGGATCGTCGTCCTGCTGGCCGTGATCGTCGCGGTCACGAACTTCCTCGTGGACGTCCTCGCGGCGTTCATCGACCCGAGGGTGAGGTACTGACATGGCACGCCGACTCTCCTGGGGCCGTCTGCCCGTGGTCCACCAGCTCCGTCAGAGCGTGGGCCTCCAGCGCGGGATGCTCGTCGCGGGCCTGGTCGTCACGGCGCTCTTCCTGCTCACGGCACTGGCCGCGCCGTGGCTCGCGCCGTACGGGTTCAGCCAGCTCCGCAGCGGCGACGTGCTGTTCGGGGCGCAGCAGCCGCCGTCGGCCGAGCACCTGCTCGGTACGACCGTCGGCGGGTACGACGTCCTGTCCCGGGTGATCTGGGGGACGCGCACCGCCGCTCTCGTGATCGTGGTCGCGATCGCGGCGTCGATCGTGATCGGTGTCCTGCTGGGCCTGGTCTCGGGGTACTTCGGGGGCTGGCTCGACCGCGTGCTCGTGGTCGTGTGCGACGCGGTCTACGCGTTCCCGTCGCTGCTCCTCGCGATCCTGCTCGCGATCGTCATCAGCGGCGGTCAGTCGGACCTGTGGGGCGGCATCCTCGCGGCCGCGTTCTCGATCACCGTGGTCTTCATCCCGCAGTACTTCCGCGTGATCCGCGCGGAGACCGTGCGGATCAAGGCCGAGGCGTTCATCGACTCGGCGCGCGTGATCGGCACGCCGCACCGCCGGATCATGGGGCGGCACGTGCTGCGCAACGCGACGCGCACGCTGCCGCTCATCGTGACGCTCAACGCGTCCGAGGCGATCCTCACGCTCGCGGGGCTCGGGTTCCTGGGCTTCGGCATCGAGCCGACGGCCGCGGCCGAGTGGGGCTACGACCTCAACAAGTCCCTGTCCGACGTCACGAGCGGCATCTGGTGGACCGCGCTCTTCCCGGGCCTCGCGATCGTGCTCGCGGTCCTGGGCATCACGCTCGTGGGCGAGAGCCTCAACGACCTCGCGGACCCGCGCCTGCGCAGCCGCCGGGCGGCCGCGGTCGGGGCGGGCGAGGTCGCGGAGACCTCGGTCGTGCCGGGCGGCACGCTCGCGGCCGGCCCCGCGGGGCTGGGCGGGTTGGAAGGTTCGGGGACGCTGGGCGACGAGGGAATCGAGGTGCGCCCGTGAGCGCGCAGCAGGACGCGGTGCCGGGTTCGGCACCCGCACAGGCTTCACGCCCGACGACGTCACGCACCTCGGGTGCGGTCGTCACCGTCCGGGACCTCACGGTCTCGTTCGCGACCGACGCCGGTCCGATCCTCGCGGTCGACGGGGTCGATCTCGAGGTTGCCCCGGGCGAGGTGCTCGCGGTCGTGGGCGAGAGCGGCAGCGGGAAGACCGTGACCGCCAAGACGATCCTCGGCCTGCTGCCGGAGACCGCGACGGCGAGGGGCGCCGTCGTGCTGGCGAACAAGGCGGGGACGAGCGAGTCCGACGTCGTCGCGCTGAGCCGGTCCCAGCTGCGGGCCGTGCGCGGCACGGACGTCGCGATGGTCTTCCAGGAGCCGTCGGCCGCGCTCAACCCGGTCTTCACCGTGGGGTGGCAGATCGTCGAGGGGTTGCGCGCGCACCGGCGCGTGCGGCGCGCGGAAGGTCGCCGACAGGCGATCGACGTGCTGCGCCGGGTCGGCCTCCCCGACCCCGAGACGGCGGTGGACAAGTACCCGCACCAGTTCTCGGGCGGGCAGAAGCAGCGCGTCGTGATCGCGATGGCGCTCGCGCTCGACCCCGGGCTGATCGTCGCCGACGAGCCGACGACCGCGCTCGACGTGACCGTGCAGGCCGAGATCCTCGACCTGCTGCGGCGCTGCCGCGACGAGTTCGGGACCGCGATCGTGCTCATCACGCACAACATGGGCGTCGTCGCGGACCTCGCGGACCGTGTGGCCGTGATGTACCAGGGCAAGGTCGTCGAGCAGGCGGACGTCCGGTCGCTGTTCGAGGACCCGCAGGCCGAGTACACGCGGTCCTTGCTCGAGGCCGTGCCGCGCGTGGGCGGCGGGGTGGTCAACGCCGCCGCGCGGGTCCAGGCGCGCGCCGACGGCTGGGCCGAGGGTGCGCCCGTGGTCGTGGCTCAGGGACTGCGGATCGAGTACCCGGGCCGCTTCCGCAAGCCCGCGTTCGTCGCCGTCGACGGCGTGGACCTGTCGATCCGGCCGGGCGAGGTGCTGGGGCTCGTGGGGGAGTCGGGCTCGGGCAAGACGACCATCGGCCGGGCCATCGGCGGGCTCACGCCCGTGACGGGCGGGTCGCTGTCGGTGCTGGGCGTCGAGATGCGAGGAGCGCGTGAGCGCGACGTGCGGCCCGTGCGGCCGCGCATCGGGTTCGTCTTCCAGGACCCCGCGTCGAGCTTCAACCCGCTGCTCACGATCGCCGAGTGCGTGGCCGAGCCGCTCGTGGTGCACGGGCGGGCCGCCGACGCGGGCGACGCGCGCGGACGGGTCGACGAGCTGCTCGAGTCGGTCCAGCTCCCGCGCTCGTACGGCGACCGGTACCCGCACGAGCTGAGCGGCGGGCAGCGCCAGCGCGCGAGCCTGGCCCGGGCGCTCGCGCTCGACCCCGAGCTCCTGGTCGCGGACGAGCCCACGTCGGCGCTCGACGTGTCCGTCCAGGCGCGCGTGCTCGACCTGTTCGCCGAGCTCCAGCGCGACCTCGGGTTCGCGTGCCTGTTCATCAGCCACGACCTCGCGGTCGTGGACCTGCTCGCCGACCGGATCGCGGTGCTCTACCGGGGCCTGCTCGTCGAGGAGGGCACGTCGGCCGAGGTGCTGGGCGCGCCGCAGCACGTGTACACCAAGCAGCTCCTGGCGTCGCTGCCCGTGCCGGACCCGGTGCTCCAGGCCGTGCGCCGGGAGGAGCTCCGGGCGCTGCGCGCCTGACGGTCGGGCCCAGCCCGGTCGCTGAGTGCGGAGTAGTTGCTGCCGAACGGCGGTTCTGACGACAACTGCTCCGCACTCAGCGACGCCTGGGTGGCCGGGGAGCGGCGGCTAGCCGACGCCCAGCGCCTCGAGCCACTCGCGCGGCAGCAGCGCGTAGCCCACGAACGCGACCACGTCGAGGATCGTGTGGGCGATCACGAGCGGCACGACCCGGTGCCGCCCCCACCTGCTCGTGTAGAACCACGAGAACACGACACCCATGACCACGTTCCCGATGAACGGGCCGATGCCCTGGTACAGGTGGTAGGAGCCGCGCAGGAGCGAGCTCCACACGACGAACTTCACGCGCCCCCAGCCCAGGTCCTTGGTGCGCTCGAACAGGTACGCGACCGCGATCACCTCTTCGAGCAGGCCGTTCTGGAGCGCCGCGAGGATCAGGATCGGGACGGTCCACCAGTAGTCGGCGAGGTTGGCGGGGTTGACCTCGACCGTGATCCCCAGGGCGCGCCCGGCGACGTACAGCCCCAGGCCCGGGATGCCGATGACCGCGGCGAGCGCGAACCCCCACCCGGTGTCGCGCCACGGGCGGCTGCCGTCGAGCCCGATGGCCCGCGTGACCGACCGGCCGCGCGCCGAGAGCAGGTAGAGCGCGAGCGCGACCGGGATGAGCGCGAAGCCGATGCTGAGGATCTGGTACGTCAGGTCGAGGTACGGGCGGGGCGACTGGGAGTTGTTGAGGCTCGTGCTCTGCTCGGCGAGCGGGGTGCCCTCGGTCAGGCGCGCGACGATGTTGACGATCGCGTACACGCCCGACCGGCCGAGGCTCAGGCCCAGCAGGATCCAGATCTCGGCCCCGATGCGGCGGCGCGTCTCGGGGCGGTCTGCCGTGGTCGGGGCCCAGCGGGAGCGCTTCCCGCCCGTGGTCTCGTCGGCCGTGGCCACGACGACTCCTGCCGCTCCCGGCTCTCGGGATGTGCCGGACGGCACGTCGGGCGCGGCGGCTGCGCCGGAGGGAGTGCCGGGAGGAGTGCCGGGAGGAGTGGTCACCTGGCCGTTATAGCACCCGCCGCGGGGGAGCGCTGCGCGGTCTTCACACAATCCTCGTCGGTTGGTCAACAGGCGTCCGGGGGGCGTGCAGAAGGGCTTCCTACCCTGGAAGGACCGTGACTTCGCACAGACCCCCCTCCATCAGCCCGACCGCCCGAGACGCCCCTGCACCGGGCGCCGCCGACGACGACCTCGACGAGAAGCCGCCAGGCCTCTCGGTCACGCAGGTCGTCGCGAGCGCGCTCGCTGCCGTGAGCTCGACGGTCCTGCTGTCGTACCTGGGTGTGGCCGGGACGATCATCGGTGCGGGCGTGGCGTCGGTCCTGACGGTCGTCGGGAACAACCTCTACACGCGCTCGATCCTCAAGACGCGTCGCCAGATGAAGGCCGCGATGAAGGCGGGCGTGGCGCTGCCCGTGGGCAAGGGTGGCCGCAAGGTCCTGCTGCCGACGCTCGCGGGGTCGCACTCGGTGAGCGACGACGGCTCCGGGGACACCAGGGTGCTGCCCGCGGTCGGCACGGACGGGCAGGCTGCCGACACCGCGGTCCTCTCGGCCGACGACGTGGGCGGCACGCGCCTCGACGACCTGCGCACCGCGGCCACGGACGGGCCCGACGACGGCGCGGACGGCCCGCAGGACGGCGTTACCTCGGGCGACGGCACGGACGGCGACGACACGGACGGCGACGACGCGACGTCCCGCCGGCCGAGCCGCAGGACGCTGATCCTCTCGGCCGTCGGTGTCTTCCTGGTGCTGATCGTGGGCGTGACGCTCGTCGAGGTCGTCGCCGGGCGCCCGCTGAGCGAGATCCTGCGCGGCGAGGAGGGCTCGGGCACGTCGATCAGCCACGTCGTCTCGCGCGAGCCCTCGACGACGGGGGACACGGGAGACACGACCGGCGGCACGACGGACACCTCGACCGACGCGCCGAGCTCGGGCACCACGCCCAGCCCGGCCCCGAGCGAGGTCCCGACCCCGGCGCCGACCGACCCGCCGACCACGGTCCCGGACCCCGAGCCGACCACGCCGGTCACGCCCGACCCGAACCCGACTCCGGGTACGGGCGGGGGCGCAGGAGGTTCGGGTGCCGGCTCGGGCACCGACCTCGAGCAGCAGCCCGGCACGGGAACCGGAAGCGGGTCCGGGAGCGGTTCTGGTGCCGAGAGCGTCCCGGGGACCGGGGCCTCGGGCTCCGCGACGTCCTGACGGCTCTCCGCCGCCGAGAAGTGAGTAGATGCCCCTGATCCACGCGGATCAGGGGCATCTACTCACTTCTCGGCATCAAACCTCTTGCGCGCACCCCGCTCCTCCTGGCAGGCTACAAAGTAGTTTGCAGTACAAACCACGACCGTCGTGGTGGAGAACGGAGTTGCCGTGCCGGACCAGATGCCCGACCAGTCGCCCGACCGGCCCGCCGGACCCGCCGAGGGGACCGACGACGACCAGCCGCTCGACCCCGCCGCGAGCCTGCGCCTCATCGCGGCCCAGCAGGAGAAGGCCAAGGACGTCGAGCCCGACGGCCGCGTCCTCTACGGCGTCTGGGGGCTGGCGTGGCTGCTGGGCTACACGACGCTCTACGTGAGCTCGCTGCGCTCGGCCCCCCCTCCCGCCACGGCGACCCTGGAGACCGGGGCGAGCGGCGCCGTCGGGCAGCCCGAGCCCTGGGCCCTCCTCGCCTTCACCTTCCTCATCGTGGGCGCCGTGGCGATCACGATCGTGCACATCATGACCCGCGTGAGCGGGGTGCGCGGCGCGAGTGCCCGCTCGGGCGCGCTCTACGGCTGGGCCTGGTTCATCTCCTTCGCGGCAATGAGCATGGTCCTGGGCGGGCTCGCCCGGGCGGGCGCGAACCCCGAGGTCATGTCCCTCGCGAGCAACTCCTTGTCGTGCCTGGTCGTCGGGATCATGTACCTCGCGGGCGGTGCCATGTGGCAGGAGACCCGCCTGTACGTCCTGGGCGTGTGGATCCTGCTCGTCGCCGGGGCCGCGACGATCGTCGGCCTGCCCGGGCTCTACCTCGTCATGGCCGCCGCCGGAGGAGGCGGGTTCCTGCTCATGACCCTCGTCGAGCAGGTCCTGCGCGTCCGCACCCGGCGCCGGGTCGCGGGAGGTACCCGTGCCTGACGTCGAGCTCGACCCGGTCATCCACGCCCAGGCGCGACTGCGCGTCGTCGCGACCCTCTCCGCCCTGGGCGCGGGCGACCAGATCGCGTTCCCCAAGCTCCAGAAGCTCCTCGACATGACCGCGGGCAACCTCTCGACGCACCTGCGCAAGCTCGAGGACGCCGAGTACGTGACCGTGACCAAGACCCACGAGGGCCGCACCCCGGCCACCTACATCAGCCTCACTCCCCGCGGGCGCCGTGCCTTCGAGGTCTACACCGAGTCCCTGACCATGCTCCTGAGAGGAGCCGGATCGTGACCACCCAGCACTCTGCCGCCAGCCCAGGGCGCGCCGCCGCCGCGACACGAGGAGGCCAGGCCGTGCCGCACGGGTCCCTCGTGTCGGCGCAGCACGTGACCCGCCGCTTCGGCGACGTCGTCGCGCTCGACGACGTGACGCTCGAGGTCGGGGCCGGCGAGCTCGTCGGCCTCCTGGGCCCCAACGGCGCCGGGAAGTCGACGCTGCTCTCGCTCGTGAGCGGGCAGCGCAAGCCCGACTCCGGTGTCGTCCGCCTGTTCGGCGGTGACCCGCGCGACGCCCCGTCCCGACAAGGGCTGGGACTCACGCCGCAGGAGACCGGCCTGCCCGCGACGCTCAAGGTGCGCGAGGTCGTCGACTTCGTCGGCAAGCACTACGCGAACCCCGTGCCCACGGGGCAGCTGCTCGAGCAGTTCGGGCTGTCCGACCTCGCCGGGCGCCAGACCGGGGCCATGTCCGGCGGCCAGAAGCGACGCCTCGCGGTCGCGCTCTCGCTCGTGGGTCGACCGCGCGTCGTGCTGCTCGACGAGCCCACGACCGGGCTCGACGTGAGCGCACGCCAGGCGCTGTGGGCCGCGATCCGCGAGTACCACGCGAACGGCGGCACCGTGCTGCTCACGAGCCACTACCTCGAGGAGGTGCAGGCGCTCGCGCAGCGCGTCGTCGTGATCGACCGGGGGGTGGTCAAGGCCGACGACACGCTCGACGCGATCCTGCGTCGCGTCGGGCTGCGCCGCGTGGTCGTGCGCAGCGCGGCCGACCTGGGGGCCGACCTGCCGGGCGTGGTGCGGTCGGAGCGGACCGCCGACACCGGGAGCGCGGGCGACACGGGCGCGGCCCGGGCCGGGGCGTCCGGCACCTGGCGCTACGAGCTGTACACGGCCGACGCCGACGAGCTGGTCCGCACGCTCGTGACCTCGGGCCTGCCGTTCCACGGGCTGGAGATCCGGGGCGCGAGCCTGGAAGAGGCGTTCGAGCAGATGGTCTCGCACGCCACGACCACCGACCACGGCGAGGCCGGGACCCCGACGGGCGCGACGCCGTCGGGCATCCCGGACCACCAGACCTCCGAGGAGGAGAGCGCGCGATGAGCACCGACGCAGTGACCACGACCCCTGGCGTGAGCGGGCGCCCGCCCGGCGCCGCGACCCTCACCTGGATCCACCTCAAGTACCAGTTCCTCGAGACCGTGCGCGTGCCCATCGCGGTCCTCGGGAACCTGCTGTTCCCCGCGCTCGCGATGTTCTTCTTCGTCGTGCCGCAGGAGGGGGTCGCGGGCGACCCCGTCGCGGCGACCACGGCCGTCGCGTCGCTCGGGCTGTTCGCGATCTGCTCCGCGAGCCTGTTCACGTACGGGCTGGGCGTCGCGGAGGACAGGGCGCTGCCGTTCGACCCGTTCCTGCGCTCGCTGCCCGCGGGCCCCGCGCCGCGCATGATCGCGCGCATCCTCAACGGCGGGATCTTCTCGCTGTTCGGGCTCGTGCCGCTCATCCTCATCGGGTGGCTGCTGACCGCGGCCTCCGTGACGGGGCCACAGCTCCTCGCGGGGGTGGGGACCGTGCTGCTCGTGTCGGTGCCGTTCGTGCTGCTGGGCATCGCGATCGGGTACTCGCTCTCGGCCAAGGCCGCGCTGCCCGTGGTGCAGGTCATCCTGTTCCCGCTCGC
This region of Oerskovia jenensis genomic DNA includes:
- a CDS encoding ABC transporter permease; this encodes MSTDAVTTTPGVSGRPPGAATLTWIHLKYQFLETVRVPIAVLGNLLFPALAMFFFVVPQEGVAGDPVAATTAVASLGLFAICSASLFTYGLGVAEDRALPFDPFLRSLPAGPAPRMIARILNGGIFSLFGLVPLILIGWLLTAASVTGPQLLAGVGTVLLVSVPFVLLGIAIGYSLSAKAALPVVQVILFPLAFAGGLFLPPFLFPPWLDAISMTTPTRAGRDLLVQALTGEPAYALAWVVLLGWTVVFAVLAVWAYRRDEGRRFK